Proteins encoded in a region of the Ziziphus jujuba cultivar Dongzao chromosome 3, ASM3175591v1 genome:
- the LOC107422252 gene encoding eukaryotic translation initiation factor 3 subunit H — MANMARSFLQVAATEEVASPLRVVQIEGLVILKIIKHCKEFSPALVTGQLLGLDVGSVLEVTNCFPFPIREEDEEIEAEGANYQLEMMRCLREVNVDNNTVGWYQSTLLGSYQTVELIETFMNYQENIRRCVCIIYDPSKSNQGVLALKALKLSDSFMELYRNNNFTGEKLREKNLSWVDIFEEIPIKVSNSALISAFMTELEADSPVTQCDYDRLKLSTNPFLERNVEFLIECMDDLSMDQQKFQYYYRNLSRQQAQQQAWLQKRRAENMARRAAGEDPLPEEDPSNPIFKPVPEPSRLDSFLITNQISNYCNQINGVAGQSFCRLYLMKGLHEN; from the exons ATGGCGAACA TGGCAAGGTCTTTCCTTCAGGTAGCAGCTACGGAGGAGGTTGCTTCCCCTCTCAGAGTTGTTCAGATTGAGGGACTG GTTATCTTAAAGATAATCAAACACTGCAAGGAGTTTTCGCCTGCTTTGGTTACAGGGCAACTTCTTGGATTAGACGTGGGCAGTGTTCTTGAAGTTACTAACTGTTTCCCCTTTCCG ATTCGAGAGGAGGATGAGGAGATTGAAGCTGAAGGTGCTAATTACCAGCTTGAGATGATGAGATGTTTGAGAGAGGTTAATGTTGACAATAACACTGTTGGATG GTATCAATCAACGCTACTAGGTTCATACCAAACAGTGGAACTAATTGAGACCTTTATGAACTATCAG GAGAATATTAGAAGGTGTGTTTGCATAATTTATGATCCTTCGAAGTCCAATCAAGGTGTCTTAGCACTAAAGGCACTAAAGCTTTCTGACTCATTTATGGAGCTTTACCGCAATAACAATTTTACAGGGGAGAA GTTGAGGGAAAAAAACTTGTCATGGGTGGATATCTTTGAAGAAATTCCT atcaaagtttcaaattctGCCCTTATCAGTGCCTTTATGACAGAGCTTGAAGCTGATTCACCTGTTACCCAG TGTGACTATGACCGTCTGAAGTTGTCTACCAATCCATTTTTGGAGAGGAATGTTGAATTTCTGATTGAATGCATGGATGATTTGTCGATGGACCAGCAAAAG TTCCAATACTATTATCGAAACCTGTCACGCCAGCAAGCCCAACAGCAAGCATGGCTTCAGAAAAGAAG GGCAGAGAACATGGCAAGGAGGGCTGCAGGAGAAGATCCTTTACCTGAAGAAGATCCTTCAAACCCTATATTTAAGCCTGTCCCTGAGCCATCGCGGTTGGATAGCTTTCTTAtaacaaatcaaatttcaaaCTACTGCAACCAGATTAATGG GGTTGCTGGCCAGAGCTTCTGCAGATTGTATTTGATGAAGGGTTTGCATGAGAATTAA
- the LOC107422236 gene encoding biogenesis of lysosome-related organelles complex 1 subunit 2 produces MAEKDQQPHRDELAESLNDLFNAMSTMITSELQGTNNQLDLLEKMNLRVAEEYKGFGDVASGLRVYVEQLKSKSGNFDEYVQQIEVIEQQVTEFEAVISMLDRYVSTLESKVQSVYQFHPPPPAPPSS; encoded by the exons ATGGCTGAAAAGGATCAGCAACCTCATAGGGATGAGCTTGCAGAGTCTCTGAATGATCTCTTTAATGCCATGTCTACCATGATCACATCTGAGCTGCAG GGCACAAATAATCAGCTGGACCTTTTGGAGAAGATGAATCTCCGGGTGGCAGAGGAATACAAAGGCTTTGGCGATGTGGCATCCGGTTTAAGGGTATATGTTGAACAGTTGAAATCCAAAAGTGGTAACTTTGATGAGTATGTGCAACAAATAGAAGTTATAGAGCAACAAGTGACTGAATTTGAAGCTGTAATCTCAATGCTTGACAGATACGTGTCTACTTTGGAATCCAAAGTTCAATCTGTGTATCAATTTCATCCACCACCACCAGCACCACCTTCCTCCTAA
- the LOC107422220 gene encoding CRIB domain-containing protein RIC4, whose protein sequence is MKDHTVERFVILPFAIGCSSDSSIALRTKNGIKAKKTKSEPNPPLIRTREKEETSSSKLVKVKNSFSFLALPKPNISNGMHRLIRSIKSFSQLFVYKEEIEEIEKEIDIGFPTDVKHVTHIGLDGSATTNPIRGWENLNAPELLSFPSISFKQFELAMAAQSQQPLVVDLQS, encoded by the exons ATGAAAGATCATACTGTGGAAAGATTTGTGATTCTTCCTTTTGCCATTGGTTGCTCTTCTGATTCCAGCATTGCTCTTCGCACCAAAAATGGCATTAaagctaaaaaaacaaaatcagagCCAAACCCTCCTCTAATAA GAACACGAGAAAAAGAAGAGACAAGTTCATCCAAATTAGTGAAAGTGAAGAACAGTTTCAGTTTTCTAGCTCTACCAAAGCCTAACATTTCAAATGGCATGCACAGATTGATAAGAAGCATTAAAAGTTTTTCTCAATTGTTTG TTTATAAAGAAGAGATTGAGGAAATTGAAAAGGAGATTGATATTGGATTTCCAACGGATGTGAAGCATGTGACACACATAGGATTGGATGGGTCAGCCACTACAAACCCTATAAGGGGTTGGGAAAATCTCAATGCTCCAGAattgctttcttttccttctatttCTTTCAAACAGTTTGAGCTTGCCATGGCTGCACAGTCTCAGCAACCTCTTGTTGTTGACCTTCAAAGTTAA